AACCATTTATTGGCTATCCGATATTTTCCATTATGCAGGTTTATGGGAATAAGGTTTTATTCTGTTGTGCTCCTTTTTATATCAGGTTGACATGTGAAGGTCGTCGAGTAATGGAAGTCTCTGTAGGTGATACTGTTATTAGGCTTGTTAGGGGCGACATAACCGAGCTGAGGGTTGACGCAATCGTAAATGCCGCGAACGGGTTCTTGAGGCTTGGGGGAGGAGTCGCGGGGGCCATAAGACGCAAGGGTGGTCCTGAGATAGAAAGTGAATGTGAGAGGATAATCGCTGAGCGGGGGAGGATTCCGGTAGGCGAGGCTGTCATAACCACAGGAGGAAAGCTGAAGGCAAAGTATGTGATACATGCGGTCGGGCCGATTTACGGTGAGGGCAATGAAGATTTGAAACTAAAAAGTATAACTACAAATTGCCTTAGACTTGCCGATAAGCATAAGCTTCGAAGTATAGCGTTTCCAGCAATCTCCACCGGATACTTTGGCGTACCCAAAAAGATCTGTGCTGAGTCAATGCTTTCTGCAGCACTTTCATATGTAAAGGCTGGAACAGATATCGAGGAAATAGTATTCTGTCTTTACGATGATGAAACATTAAACATCTTTAAAGAAACATTTAATAGAATCGTCGGTGGTACGGGAACTTGCATAGATTCCGTTTAGACGTGGTTCTTTTGGCATACCTGTTTGAGGAAAGACCCTTCTTTTTCTAACCCTAGCTCGGTAATCTTTTCGGGTTTTGGTAT
This genomic interval from Candidatus Bathyarchaeota archaeon contains the following:
- a CDS encoding macro domain-containing protein, which encodes MEVSVGDTVIRLVRGDITELRVDAIVNAANGFLRLGGGVAGAIRRKGGPEIESECERIIAERGRIPVGEAVITTGGKLKAKYVIHAVGPIYGEGNEDLKLKSITTNCLRLADKHKLRSIAFPAISTGYFGVPKKICAESMLSAALSYVKAGTDIEEIVFCLYDDETLNIFKETFNRIVGGTGTCIDSV